Within Desulfobacter sp., the genomic segment AAGATGAATTTGACATGGCGGCCCTGGGACAGGTGCTGGAGGAATTGGCTGAGGGGCAGATCAATTGGGCCGTTGTCCATACCTCCCGGCCCAGCCCCTTTGCCGCGGCCATGGCCTGGAACCAGATCAACCAGTACATGTACCGGGAAGACCAGCCGGCATCGGCCCGTTCCAGCCTTACAGACGAGCTGATAAAAGGCCTGATCTTTGACGAGGGCCTGCGGCCGGTTCTCCCCCAAAACATCCTTGAGGCCTTTGAACTCAAGCGGCAGCGCCTGGCCCCGGGATATGCCCCGGCCACCCCGGCCGACCTCCTGGACTGGGTCAAGGACCGGGTGGCCATTCCGGAAAAGGAGTGGCAGTTGCTGGAAGCGGGGCTGGAAAAGGAAATCGGCGCCCATGAAGCAGCCGCCCTAATGGCGGCGGTCCGGGACAAGCTGGACCGGATCCCGGGGGGCGGCGGCGACCTGGTTACGGCCCGGGAAAAAACCGGGGATATCCGTTCGGCATGGTACGGGCCCCGGATCGGTGTCAACGGTGATCCGGCCTTTGGAATCGCCCTGTTTTCCCAGTGGATTTCATTCTACGGCCCGGTTTCCCCGGCCTTCTGTACAAGGGTCCTGGGCCTGGATCATGGGCGCCTTGACCTGTTTATTTCCAGCCTTTCTGAAACAAAGGACCTGGTTACCGGCCGTCTGGCAGAGGAGGGCGGGGATGCGGATATCTGCGATGCGAAAAATTTTGAGACCTTGGTCCGCATGCAGAGGAAGGCCTCCCGCCCCGGGGACGAGCCCCTGGAGATCGGCCGGCTGCCCTTTTTTCTGGCCCAAACCCAGGGACTGGTAGGGAGCAACGGCGGCAGAGACCGGCTGGACAGCCTGTTCAGCACCCTGGAACAACTGGCCTGCCTCCCCCTGCCCGCAGGGCTGTGGGAGCGGGAGATCCTGCCGGCCCGGGTAAAGGGATACCATCCGTCCTTTCTGGACAGTGTTTTCCAGGAGGGGGAATTAAGGTGGATGGGGCATGAAAAGGAGCAGGTGCTTTTCTGCTTTGATCCGGATCTGGTTTTTTTTGAACCCGAGGAGGGGGCCGCTTCCTGGGATGGGGTCTTCACCTCCCCGGAGCAGCGGTTTGATTTTTCCACTCTCAAGTCACTCACCCAGCAGCCCGCTCCGGAACTCGCCGCGGACCTCTGGAAAGCGGTGTGGAAGGGGCGGCTTTCCAGTGATAATTTTCTGGCCCTGCGTCGGGGCATCCTCAATAAGTTCAAACTGCCCCGGGATCCGTCCGGGGCTGCCCGGAAAGGCTCCCGCCACAGCCGGCACCGGGGACTGAGGCGGTTCCGGCCCCGGGCCGGGGGCCAGGCGGATATGGCCGGCTTCTGGTTCCGGCCGGAGGGGCTGGGCGCCCCGGCCGGTGACGGCGACCTGGTGGACCGGGAGGAATTAAACAGGGAAAAGGCAAGGCTGCTTCTGGACCGGTACGGGATTTTGTTCCGGGAACTGGCGGCAAGGGAGGCACCGGGATTCCGGTGGGGGGATCTGTTCAAATCCCTCTATCTCATGGAATTGTCCGGGGAGGTGGTGGCAGGCTCCTTTTTCAAGGGGATAGAGGGCCCCCAGTTTATGTCTCCGGGTGCTTTCCGGCGGCTTAAGGCCGGTCCGGACCGGACTGCCGTATTCTGGATGAACGGAATGGACCCGGCCTCCCCCTGCGGCCTGGGGCCTGCGGTCCGCCGCTTAAAGCTGCCCCGGCGGCTGGCCTCCACCCACCTGGTTTACAGGGGGAACGACCTGGTGCTGGTCTCCCTTCGCAGCGGCCGGGAACTTGCCGTCCATGTGCCGCCGGAGGACCCGGGGCTGGCCGGATACCTGGCCCCCCTTCGCCATCTGCTGACCCGGCCCTTTGACCCGCTGCCCCGGGTTACCATCGAAACCATCAACGGCGGGCCGGCAGCGGCAAGCCCCTATAAACATATTTTCCAGGTGGAATTTGAGGTGGATGCCGGCCCCAGGACCCTGGACCTTTTCCAAAGGAGAGACCATGAGCCCCCGAAGTAAATCAGAAAATGATTCAACGCATACACCGGGTAACCTGCCTGAAGACAGGGATGATCGCCTTAATCCCTATGCCATTGACCGGATTACGGAAAAAATCGGGGTGCTGACCCGGCGGGAGACAGAGGCCCGTATCCTCATCCCCGTCATTGAATCCCTGGGGGAGGCCCTGGGCCGGGACAGGGTGGTTGAAATCGTCAGCCAGACCATTATGGGGATCGCCCGGGACCAGGGCCGGGAACTGGCCGCGGCCATGGGAGGAAATACCCCTGACCATTTCAGGGAGGCCCTGAAGTTCTGGACCCGGGACAATGCCCTGGAAATAAAAGTGGATGAAATCAGCGACACCCGGCTGAAGTTCCGGGTGACCCGGTGCCGGTATGCAGAGATGTACAGGGCCCTGGGCGCCGCCGGCCTGGGCCAAGTGTTTTCCTGCAACCGGGACGGGGCGCTCATGGAAGGGTTCAATCCCGGGGCGAGGATGATACGGCCCGCCACCATAATGGCCGGGAATGACTGCTGTGAATTTGACTACCAATTCCCTGAACCCGGGCAGGAAAATATATGACCATGCCGTCCGGAATTGATCTGCTGCCCCCGGGCCTGGAGAAAATGGCCGGCGTCGCCGCCCTGCCCGTGGTTGATGTACTGCCCGAACTGGACAGGGCATTGGCGGTCCGGAAGCGGGCCCTGGTCCAGGCCCCGCCCGGGGCCGGCAAGACCACCCTGGTCCCCCTGGCCCTTCAGAACAGACCCTGGCTGGAGAAGAAAAAAATTATCATGCTGGAGCCCCGGCGTCTGGCGGCCCGGGCCTGTGCCGCCCATATGGCGGGGCTTCTGGGGGAGAAACCCGGCCAGACCGTGGGGTTCCAGGTCCGCATGGACCGGTGCATCGGGCCTGCCACCCGGGTTGAAATCATCACCGAAGGCATCCTGACCCGGCGGATCCAGTCCGACCCCGGACTGGAAGGCGTGGGCCTGCTTATTTTTGACGAATTCCACGAACGCCACATCCACGGGGACCTGGGGCTGGCCCTCAGTCTGGAGGCGGCGGAGGTCTTTAATCCGGACCTGAGGATTCTGGTCATGTCCGCCACCATGGATACCCGGGCCCTTTCCACCATGATGGCGGATGCCCCGGTGATCCATTCGGAAGGGAAAACCTGGCCCGTGACCACCCACTACCTGGAAGGGGTGCCCGGGCCTGCCACCGGGCAGGCAGGGAGGGCCGGACGGTTCCGGGCCCGGCCCGGCGACAAGGCCGGGGAGATCCTCGGCCCCTGCTTCAGAACCGTGGTCAACGCCCTGGGGCAGGAGGAGGGGGACATCCTGGTATTCCTTCCCGGCGCCGCCCAGATCCGGGCCATGGCCGATGCCCTGGGGGAAAAGCTAAAGGGGGATAAGACCATCGGGGTGCATCCGCTTTTCGGCAACCTGCCGCCGGCGGCCCAGGCCTCGGCCATTGCCCCCTCGCCGCCGGGCCGGCGTAAGATCGTCCTGGCCACCCCCATTGCCGAAACCTCCCTGACCATCCAGGGGGTTCGGGTGGTGGTGGATTCCGGCCTGGCCAATGCCCCGCGGTTTTCTCCGGGCCGGGGCATGACTCGGTTGGAGACCCTTGCCGTATCAAAGGCCTCGGCAGACCAGCGCCGGGGCCGGGCCGGCCGGACCGGGCCCGGGGTATGCTACCGGCTCTGGTCCCGGCACCTGCACCAGGGGCTGGTCCCCTTTAACCGCCCGGAAATCCTCAATGCCGACCTGGCCCCCCTGGCCCTTGAACTGGCCCGGTGGGGGGTGGCGGATCCCGGCGATTTAAAATGGCTGGATCTGCCTCCCCAAACTAGCTTCAAGGCCGCCGTCACCCTGCTCAAACAGCTGGAGGCCCTGGACGGACAGGGCCGGATCACCGCCCACGGCCAGGCGCTCACCGAAGCCGGTACCCATCCCCGGCTGGCCCATATGATTCTCAAGGGAAAGGACCTGGGCAAAGGGTTCACCGCCTGCTGCCTGGCCGCCCTGGTGGAGGAGCGGGATTTTGTCTCCCCGGGACGGGCGGCCGCGGATCCGGATGCGGGGCTGCGCCTGGAAATCCTGGACGGCCTGGCCCGAAAAGGCCGCCGGGAGGGGGCAGGCGTTCATTTGAGCCGGGCAAAAGGCGTGCTGGACCGGGCCGGGCAATTGGCAAAACAGTTCAGGATCAAGGAAAGGAAAATTGACACTGCCGGCGCCGGAAGGCTGCTGGCCTTTGCCTGGCCGGAACGGATTGCGAAAAAACGTTCCCCGGGTTCCCTTGCCTACCTGGCCGCCTCGGGGGCCGGCCTTTTTTTCCGGTCGGACAATCCTGTTTCCAGCCGGGAGTTCATGGTGGCAGTCCATGTGGACGGAAATCCCAAAAACGCGGCGGTTTTTCTGGCGGCCGCCTATGATGCGGATGATCTGGAGCGGGATTTCGCCGGGGCCGTAGACATTCAGGACAGGGTTTTCTGGAACCGGGAAAAGGGGGCGGTGTCCGCCCTGTCCCGGACCCTGTACGGGCGGCTGGTGCTCCGGGAGCGGCCCATGGCCCGTCCCGATCCCGCAGCGGTGAAATCGGCCCTTATCCAGGGGATTGCAGACGCCGGACCGGCCAGCCTGGCCTGGCCCAAAGCCGCCGCTGCCTTCAGGCTCCGGGTGGGATTTTTAAGAACCCTGGATGATCCGGTTTTCAAAGGGCTGCCCGATCTGTCGGATGGCGGCCTGGCCGGTTCCCTGGAGACCTGGCTGGGGCCGTTTCTGGACGGGATCACCTCCCTGGCCGGCCTGAAACAGGTGGACCTGGACGGGGCCCTGAAGGGGCTGTTCTCCTGGGAGCAGCTTCAGCTGGTGGATGCCCATGCCCCCACCCATATAACGGTGCCTTCGGGCTCCAGGATTCCCATCCGGTACGGGGATGAAAACGGTCCCCTGGCATCCCCGGTGCTGGCGGTGCGGCTGCAGGAGATGTTCGGGCTGACGGCCACCCCGGCCCTGGCCCGGGGGCGGGTGCCCCTCACCCTTCACCTGCTTTCGCCGGCCTCCCGGCCGGTTCAGATCACCCGGGACCTTGCCAATTTCTGGCGACACACCTATAAAGAGGTGAAGAAAGATCTCATGGGCCGCTATCCCAAGCATTACTGGCCGGAGGATCCGGAAAATGCAGTGCCCACGGCCAGGGCAAAGCCCAGGAAAAAATAAAGGAGAATCACGATGAGAATTGAACAGCCCGGTCCTGTGACTCCCCGGATTACCCTGCTGGGGCGGAATGAATCCTGTGTCTACCTGGTGGACGGCGGGGATGAATACGCCCTGCTGGGGGGCGGAATGACCTATATCGTACCGGATATCCTCCGCCAGATTGATGAACTGGGGGTTGACCCGGAAAAGATCCGCAGGCTGGTGATCCACCATTCCCATTTTGACCATGTGGGCATCGTGCCCCGGCTCAAGGCGCTCTGGCCCTGGATGGCGGTGACGGCATCGGTGCGGGCAAAGGAGATGCTGGCCCGGCCGGATGTGGTCGGGGCCATCTCCTCCCTGAACCGGATGCTGCTGCCTGATACCGCGCCGGACGAATTGAAAAAGAGCCTGGACATCACCACCATTGGGGTAGACCGGACCGCGGGGGACGGGGACCTGGTGCCCTGCGGGGACCTTGACCTGGAGATGATAGAGGTCCCCGGCCATTCCTCCTGTTCCATGGCGGTGTATATCCCGGCCGAAAAGGTGCTCAGCCCATCGGATGCCGGCGGGATTCCCTACGGGGAGGATATCTTTGCCGCAGCCAATTCCAATTTTGACGCATACCAGGCCAGCCTTGAAAAGATGGCGGCCTATGAGGTTGAGGTGGTGCTGGCTGAACATTACGGGGCCGTGGCCGGAGACGCGGGCCGGGGATTCATGGCAAAATCCATTGTCCGGGCCCGGGAGATGCGGGCCCTGCTTGAGGAGACCTACGGCCGTTGCCGGGATGAGAAAAAGGCGGTGGCGGCACTCCTGGAAGAGATTTCCAGCCGGGCATCGGGATATTTTCTGCCCCGGGAGGTGATGGAGATGGTGCTGGGCCAGATGGTCCGGTTCATGGCAAAACAGTTCGGAGACCGGAAATGAAGGGGCCGGCCGCCGGCCGCTCCAGGGAACTGCTGGCCGCACACATGGAAAAGGCAAGGTCCCTGCTGGACGATTTCCTGGAGAACCACGGGGTGAGCCTGCCCGTGCTGGGAAAGGCCATGGAGGAGTTTACCCACACCGTATTCGATCTCCCCGAAGAAACGGCCTGCCAGGCAGGTTGCGCCCATTGCTGCCATCTTAGAGTGGGGCTGTCCATCCCTGAGCTGCTGGTGATTTTTTATGAGCTCCAGGGCCAGGCCACCCCCGAGGGCCTGGTATATTTTAGGTCCAGGATACAGGAGATCCTCTCCAAGGGAGATACCCTGACCGAAACGTTCTGGCATGAATCCCGGACACCCTGCCCCTTTCTGGATGACCGGCGCCGCTGCCTGATCTATGCCATCCGCCCCTTTTCCTGCCGGGCCTACCACTCCACGGACGAGGCGGTCTGCCGGCAGGGCTTTGAGCAGGGGCGGGAGGTCCGGGTGCCCTGTTTCCCCCTTTACCGGGCCTGCACGGACATGTATTCCTCTGTCTTTATCAAGGTGCTGGCGGACAAGGGCTTTCCCTCGTTCCAGGTGGGGCTGGTCAAGGGGCTGGATATATTGTTCAGCGACGACACGGCAGCCCGGCGCTGGCTGGCGAAGGAGGATGTGTTTTCAGGGGCCGGACTCTAACCCTTAACGCCTTTAACAAAGTTTCTGATGAGACGGCCGGCCAGGGTATAGCTGTCGGGAATCAGGGGAAGGTCGCCCGCATTGAACCAGGCGGCTTCGGCGATTTCTCCGGGATCGATTTTAATCTCCCCGCCCCGGTATTCCGCAGTGAAACCGATCATGAGGCTGTCCGGGAAGGGCCAGGGCTGGCTTTGTGAATACCGGACACGGTCCACCCGGATTTGGGTTTCCTCGTAGACCTCTCTTCTGACGCATTCTTCAAGGGTTTCCGAGGGGGAAACAAAGCCGGCCAGTACCGAAAACATCTCCTTATTGGGAAAATTGACCCCGCGGGCCAGGAGAATTTCATCCCCCCGGGTGACGGACATGATCACGGCCGGGGATATCCTGGGGTAGGCGGTCTGGCCGCAGGCGGGGCAGATCCTTGCATGCTCGCCGGTTTTGGGTTGGGTGGGGGTGCTGCATCTGCCGCAGAATTTGAAATTGGTATGGAGGTCCAGGACCTGGCGGCCGTACCCCAGGGCCAGCCTGAGGCCCTCATCGGCCCGGTTGAAAAAGGACCTGAGCCTGATACGGGAAAAGGGCGGTACCGGGTCTTTCCAGAATTCAGGATGCGGGGCCGCACAATAACAGGGCATTTTTCCCAGATATCCGAAAAAGTAACTGGGGGCGTGGCAGAGGGCCGCGGCCTCCTCCCTCTCCAGGCAGGGGAGGGTTTCTCCGGGGGCGGCCGCCATATACAGGTCGTCCAGGAGAACGTAAAAGGCCTTGCCCCGGCCAGGGACCGGCCCGGGGAGTGATGCGCTAAAGTTCATGGGCTCTGGTACCACAGCAGGCCGGTTCTGTCCAGTCTCTTCCGGGCACAGGGCCATCACCGTTTTGTGGCCGATGGCAATCCTAACCCGTTTCGCTGATATTCGCAGTACCTGGCATTGATAGCTTTCTCAGGGTCAGAAAATAAAGCGCTGCAACGACAATTCCCTTTAAAACACTGCTGATGCTGATGCACCACCATACGCCGGCATAGGCAAATGCCGTATAATTGACCACAAACAGCGCCGCAGGCACCCTAAGCCCCGTGAAAAGGACACTCGTAATCGAAGGTGGTTTTGATTTGCCCAGTCCGTAAAACCCTCCGGCAGAAGTGATTTCAATGCACATAAAAATCTGCGAAACTGCCAGTATTTTAAGGTAAAGGACGCCGGTGTCACGCATCTCAATTTCTTTTGTGAACAAAGAAAAAACCGCTTCTCCAAAGAAGAAAAACGCAATGGTTGCAATCAGGCCGAGACTCAGACTCAAAAGAAGAATGATGTAATACCCTTTCCTGATTCTGTCATAGTTTGCAGCCCCGTAGTTCTGACCGGTAAAAGCGCCAAGTGCTGTGGAAAAGCCAAGGGCCGTGTTCCATGACAGCGCCTCGATGCCTGCACCCACATTCTGAACGCCCAAAGGGATCGTCCCGTATGCAGAGACGATTCTTCCGATGCACATGGAGAACAGGCAGAAGGCCACCGAATGGATGGTTATGGGAATTCCGATTTTAAAAATCCGCCTGAGAACTTTTTTAATCAAGGGGTTAAACAGTTGAATACCCGGAATCACGGAGTTGCGTGATTTCAACTTGAATATGAATATGGAAAACACAAGCGTATTTGCGATCACAGTGGCGATGGCAGCCCCCAGGGCACCCAGCGCCGGGATAAACATGAATCCAAAAATAAAAATGGGATCCAAAATAATGTTTACCCCAAGCCCCATGGAATTGACAATAAAGGGGGTTTTACTGTTGCCAAACCCGATATGAATGGCACTGAGGACCGGGTTGATCACGGCAAAGCACATTCCAAAAGAGACGATTCTCAGGTAGGAAACAGCCTTGGTCATGACATCTGCTTCCAGGGTGAAAAACTGAAGCAGGGTTCCGGAAAAAACAAGGATAAGCAGGTTTAATAGTATGGAACCATAAAGGCTGATCGTCAGCGCATTTTCCGATACCTGCCTTGCCATGGTCATATCTTTTCTGCCGACGGCCTGGGAGACCAGGGCTTCAGTCCCTGATTTCGTACAATAAAAAATGGACATCAGAAGCCAGAGGAAGAATCCCGCTGTGGTGACGGCCGTAACCGTTGCAGGCCCTGTCCTGCCGAGCCATATGACGTCGGTCAGGTTATAGGCCATCTGAATGAAGGATGTGCCTATAATCGGTAGGGAAAGTTTAATCAGTTTTGATAATATGGGCCCTTGGGTTAAATCTGTTCCGTGCCTCATGCTGCCTTCTCTTCAATTGCAAAAACAGGAAAAATGGAGTTGATAGGCCTGGGGTTCCTCACCTTCGGCTTAAGAGTCATCATCCAACGATAATTGCCGGAACAATAAATAGCAGATTAAGAACAAAATGGTAAGACACGATGCCCCTTTAAACATCAAATTCACCAAGGATGAAATCAACTCTGAAATTCCTTTACACAGGTCAGGAATGTTGATATGGGGGCGGCAGATATAAATAGTATAGTCGCGGCAAAGCCGATGAACCAAATTGGGGCCGCTTGGAAAGTGAGGATAATGAATCTCAAACGGATAATACGGTGGCTTGCAGTTGGCGCAATAGGCGTACCTGTCATATTTTCTCTTATTTTTGTGGGACTGCTTGAAATAACCGAGAGACAATGGTTGGGCAAGGCACCCGAGCATGGGGCGACCAATGTCCGTCTGTTGGAGACACATCAGATCTCCCTGCTGGATGTCGGCATGGACTCCCTGGCCACCCGGCTTCAGGTGATTGAGCAGGCAAAACGCTCCATCGACCTTGAATTCTTTATCTATGAACTGGACACCGCGAGCAGGCTCATTAGTAATGCGCTTGCCCGCAGAGCCAGAGAAGGCCTGCAGGTCCGGGTGCTTGTCGATTTTGCCCGTCCGGTTTTCAAACTGAGGCCGGTCTTTGCCCGAAAATTACAGGCCGCCGGTGTTCAGGTCCGCTATTATAATACTGCAGGGCTCCTGCGTTTTTTTAGCGTACAGCACAGAACTCACAGAAAGATGCTGGTAGCCGACAACGAGATAGCGATCGTGGGCGGGCGAAATATTGGAGATGATTATTTCGACCTCTCCCATGACTACAATTTTATTGATAGCGATATTTGGATAAAAGGAAACATTGTTGGATCAATTGCAAAGAGCTTTGACCTGTATTGGGCTTCTGAGTGGACGGAGCCGCCACAGTATGAAAAAGGAGAAATCAGCGATGAAGAGCTGCTCCGACAGGCCGACGACAAAGAGGACGCTCTTGCCTGGATCCGGGATGAAGATGGGGATGAAACGCTGAGGCAGGCACTTCTTGATCGCCGGGCCATGTCGAAAATCCACGAGTGCTCGGATGTTCAATTCATCACGGATCATCCCGGTTCAGGGGTCGAGAATAGAGTTGTCTATCGTGCCATGGTTGAACTTGCCCGGGAGGCGAAACAGATCATACGGTTGGAGACCCCCTATTTTATTTTGAGAAAGGATGGACTGGAAGACCTTCGTAATGTCAGCCGGCGGGGCGTCACACTGGATGTCCTTACCAACAGTCTGTATTCGACAGATGCTTATTATACCGTCGCCGCTCTGCTGCCAACGCTGGACGAGCTGAAAGAATTGCCCACACTGAATCTTTTCGCCTATAAGGGAGGGGAGCTGGTTAAACAAAACGGTAATTCCAAACACGCCCAAAAAAAAGTTGTGCGTTGGGGGGTGCATGCCAAAAGAGCCATCATCGACGATCAAGTCCTCGTTGTAGGGACCTATAATATTGATCCCCGATCAGCCAATCTCAATTCCGAACTCGTTATCGTCTGCAGGGGAAACACAGATTTGGCAAGGGAGGCAACCCGGAGCTTTGAACTGCGAAGAGGTGCCGCCCGGCATATTATCGGAGGCATGAACGCTTCAGGGGCACAGGGCCTGGTGGCTGATGTGGAAAAGGAGAAGCGTTGGATGACCTATGGGATCATGCCCTTTGCCATATTGTTTGACTTTCTTCTCTGATGCGTCAAAAATCTACCAAATTTCCTCGACGGCAACATATTGGGGCAGGTTTTCCCATTGAAGCGTCCTTGTATGCCGGATGATGCGGATGCTCTGAACGCAAATAAATTATCCTGTCTTTTTCCCAGAGCATTAAATTGATTGTCGCATTTTTTTTCTGCCTGAAAATAAAAAGAGATTTGATAATGAATAAAAAATTTGATAGCAGAGACAATCTCTTAGTAACCACCATGAAAAGGGTTTGATAATATGTCTTTCAAGTTTGTACTATTATTTTCACTGACTGTATTTATTGCCTCAATCATACCGGGGCCGAGCATGTTATTGGCTTTAACTCACGGTATGCGTTACGGGGCCAGACGAACTATGGCATCCGCTATGGGAAATGTGACGGTCACATTGATTCAAGCATCTGTTTCCATTATCGGCCTGGGAACAGTTTTAATTGCTTCTGAAACAATATTCCAATTCATCAAGTGGGCGGGGGCTGCATATCTTATCTATATGGGTATAAGCATGCTATGTTCATCAGAAAAATTACTCTCGCCAGGAGAATTAAGTCAATACGATAAACGTGACTCCTTATTAAGGATGTATCTGCAGGCTGCCTTTGTTACTGCAGGGAACCCCAAAGCAATTATATTTTTTGCCGCAGTCTTTCCCCAGTTCATCAAGACGGATGCCGCCTATCTGGTTCAATCCTGCATACTTTTAGGAACTTGTGCACTTATTGCATTCTGCTGCTTTATGATTTATGCAATAGGCGGTCAGAAAATCGCCTCACTGTTTTCCAAAGCCGCAGTTGGGAAATATATAAAAAAAATTGCCGGAGGTACTTTTATCGGAGCAGGTATTGGCCTTGCAGTGAGTCATGAATAAATACATCACTCGGCGCTACACATAGGCGAAAATTAGTCCGCTTCGCTGCCCACCTTAACCTTCTTATTTCGGAGAGCTTGTCTTCAAGAATCAGTTTAATACTGGATTGATTCTGACTTTGTTAACTGATTTGGTTGCCTATAGCCTTGGTCGGTGATTGTGTTTTTTTAAATCTGATGACGTATCAAGGGAGTTATGGGTGATAAACCCTGACATCAATTGGAGAAGTTTATGGAAAAGATAATCATAATACAACATTGCCAATCAGAGCATCATATCAATAATTTAACTGGTGGATGGACGGATACACCATTAACTGAGACAGGGAAAACTCAGGCCGATCAAATTAGTAAACGGATTTGTAATATTCAAAATATTTCTCAATACAAATTTATCTCTTCAGATTTATTACGAGCAAAACAAACAGCAGAAATTATTCATAATTGTATCAAACTTCCCTTTATTGAGGATAAACGATTACGAGAAATAAATAATGGAGATGCTGCATGGAAAACTAAAGATTGGGCAAAGAATAACAGAAATCCGCGGAGCAAAGAAAGTTTTGATATAAATTATCGAGAATATAAAAATGGAGAAACTTGGATAGATTTTTTTTACAGAATTGCTGAATTTATGGATATGCTTTGTTCCTTAAATGAAAGCTCAGCTATTTTAGTTACTCATGGCTGTGCTTTGAATTATATAATTGCATGGTGGTTAAATTTTGATTTAAAATTACTTGAGAAATCATATTTTTCAGCAAGTCCTGGAAGCATTTCAATATTGGATACAAACTCTTATGGTCAACATGCATTAAAACTGATGAACTGTACAAAGCACTTATGATAGAAGGATTTGTACAATGATGGTATTCATGTAATAGTCGGTTCATTGAATGTTGTAAACAGGGCAGGCATTGATAACACCCCTCAGACTTATTGAATTATGATGTATCCTGAATGGCGGTTAGATTTAAGGCCACCTCTAATAATCGTCTTTTGTTTCGATTTCTTCGTTGCAGGATCTTTGGCATATTTTCTGCTTTCTGCAAGCCCCCCTGAAAACAAAGTTGCCCTTCAAGACCTTTTCAAACCCGTTACTTCTTCCCTTTCCAGAGTATTTTTCTAACCTCTTCTTGTTGAATTTTTAAATTAAAACAGATTATAATTCAACATACAGTACTGTTTGCCGTGCTTAGAGTTTTATGAAATTACCCACATATCCGAACCGTAACAGCTAAAAAATTGCAGGTGACGCGTATGAAAATTCGCATAATAATGTTTTTAGTTTCCCTTGGAATTCTTGATGCTTTCTCCGCCAGTCCTTCAAAGACTCAAATTATCCGATTGGTACAGAATGAACGTTTTCCAATGGCATCGGCAAGTCTCCCCTATGGCGGGTTTGCATGCAGGGTTGCTAAAGAAGCCTTTGCACTTCACGGACATAAAATGACCATTGCCTGGCATCCTACGAAACGGGTACTGATAATGGTGAAAAAAGGC encodes:
- a CDS encoding phosphatidylserine/phosphatidylglycerophosphate/cardiolipin synthase family protein, encoding MGAADINSIVAAKPMNQIGAAWKVRIMNLKRIIRWLAVGAIGVPVIFSLIFVGLLEITERQWLGKAPEHGATNVRLLETHQISLLDVGMDSLATRLQVIEQAKRSIDLEFFIYELDTASRLISNALARRAREGLQVRVLVDFARPVFKLRPVFARKLQAAGVQVRYYNTAGLLRFFSVQHRTHRKMLVADNEIAIVGGRNIGDDYFDLSHDYNFIDSDIWIKGNIVGSIAKSFDLYWASEWTEPPQYEKGEISDEELLRQADDKEDALAWIRDEDGDETLRQALLDRRAMSKIHECSDVQFITDHPGSGVENRVVYRAMVELAREAKQIIRLETPYFILRKDGLEDLRNVSRRGVTLDVLTNSLYSTDAYYTVAALLPTLDELKELPTLNLFAYKGGELVKQNGNSKHAQKKVVRWGVHAKRAIIDDQVLVVGTYNIDPRSANLNSELVIVCRGNTDLAREATRSFELRRGAARHIIGGMNASGAQGLVADVEKEKRWMTYGIMPFAILFDFLL
- a CDS encoding LysE family translocator, with protein sequence MSFKFVLLFSLTVFIASIIPGPSMLLALTHGMRYGARRTMASAMGNVTVTLIQASVSIIGLGTVLIASETIFQFIKWAGAAYLIYMGISMLCSSEKLLSPGELSQYDKRDSLLRMYLQAAFVTAGNPKAIIFFAAVFPQFIKTDAAYLVQSCILLGTCALIAFCCFMIYAIGGQKIASLFSKAAVGKYIKKIAGGTFIGAGIGLAVSHE
- a CDS encoding histidine phosphatase family protein; translation: MEKIIIIQHCQSEHHINNLTGGWTDTPLTETGKTQADQISKRICNIQNISQYKFISSDLLRAKQTAEIIHNCIKLPFIEDKRLREINNGDAAWKTKDWAKNNRNPRSKESFDINYREYKNGETWIDFFYRIAEFMDMLCSLNESSAILVTHGCALNYIIAWWLNFDLKLLEKSYFSASPGSISILDTNSYGQHALKLMNCTKHL